From Micromonospora echinospora, one genomic window encodes:
- a CDS encoding class I SAM-dependent methyltransferase, translating to MSISDLRTDWKIFRQTMRDSTLKEALVDSAEYIRIRRHERRERFDERFGTETNGIVGLADIDSIGTHQEEASHYLPTRKQEFDRMMATVGEFDHGEHVFVDLGCGKGRVVLLAAEKPYKKVIGVDFSPSFIGQAKENVERYTGPVACHEIELLAIDAVDFVVPPENLIVYLFSPFGPPVFDTVMRNLVAATRKRKQKITIVYYSPDYDDVVREAGFTLVAQGKGDHWPWSIYSVGESA from the coding sequence TTGAGCATCTCCGATCTACGCACCGACTGGAAGATCTTCCGGCAGACCATGCGGGACTCCACGCTCAAGGAGGCCCTGGTCGACAGCGCCGAGTACATCCGGATCCGCCGCCACGAGCGGCGGGAACGCTTCGACGAGCGGTTCGGCACCGAGACCAACGGCATCGTCGGCCTGGCCGACATCGACAGCATCGGGACGCACCAGGAGGAGGCCTCCCACTACCTGCCCACCCGCAAGCAGGAGTTCGACCGCATGATGGCGACGGTCGGCGAGTTCGACCACGGGGAGCACGTCTTCGTCGACCTCGGCTGCGGCAAGGGCCGGGTGGTGCTGCTCGCGGCGGAGAAGCCGTACAAGAAGGTGATCGGGGTGGACTTCTCCCCCAGCTTCATCGGGCAGGCCAAGGAGAACGTCGAGCGCTACACCGGGCCGGTGGCGTGCCACGAGATCGAACTGCTCGCCATCGACGCGGTGGACTTCGTCGTCCCCCCGGAGAACCTGATCGTCTACCTGTTCTCGCCGTTCGGGCCGCCCGTCTTCGACACCGTCATGCGGAACCTGGTCGCCGCGACCAGGAAGCGGAAGCAGAAGATCACCATCGTGTACTACTCCCCCGACTACGACGACGTGGTCCGGGAGGCCGGCTTCACGCTCGTCGCCCAGGGCAAGGGCGACCACTGGCCGTGGAGCATCTACTCCGTCGGCGAGTCGGCCTGA
- a CDS encoding GNAT family N-acetyltransferase, with product MLIPDYPIRTERLDLRPFDEGDFAALHAYQSRADVSRYLYWEPHDEQATREALARKCRRTALRNSGDVLNLAVVVRETGQLVGDVLLFWVSVEHRQGEVGYVFHPDHGGRGYATEAARMMMEMGFDLLGLHRIVGRLDARNTASARVLERLGMRREAHMRENEFVKGEWTDEVVYAMLAAEWESHRPS from the coding sequence GTGCTGATTCCCGACTACCCGATCCGCACCGAGCGGCTCGACCTGCGCCCGTTCGACGAGGGCGACTTCGCGGCGCTGCACGCGTACCAGTCCCGCGCGGACGTCTCCCGCTACCTCTACTGGGAGCCGCACGACGAGCAGGCGACCCGGGAGGCGCTGGCCCGCAAGTGCCGCCGTACCGCCCTGCGGAACTCCGGCGACGTGCTCAACCTGGCCGTGGTGGTCCGGGAGACCGGCCAGCTCGTCGGGGACGTGCTGCTGTTCTGGGTCAGCGTCGAGCACCGGCAGGGCGAGGTCGGCTACGTCTTCCACCCCGACCACGGCGGCCGGGGCTACGCCACCGAGGCGGCCCGGATGATGATGGAGATGGGCTTCGATCTGCTCGGCCTGCACCGGATCGTCGGCCGGCTGGACGCCCGCAACACCGCCTCGGCCCGGGTCCTGGAACGGCTGGGCATGCGCCGCGAGGCGCACATGCGGGAGAACGAGTTCGTCAAGGGCGAGTGGACCGACGAGGTGGTCTACGCGATGCTCGCCGCCGAGTGGGAGTCCCACCGGCCGTCGTGA
- a CDS encoding YebC/PmpR family DNA-binding transcriptional regulator, whose product MSGHSKWATTKHKKAVIDAKRGKMFAKLIKNVEVAARTGGGDPAGNPTLFDAIQKAKKNSVPNDNIDRAVKRGSGLEAGGADYQTIMYEGYGPNGVALLIECLTDNRNRAATEVRTALTRNGGSFADAGSVSYMFSRKGVVIVPKAGTTEDDVMLAVLDAGAEEVNDLDEAFEVVSEPGDLIAVRTALQDAGIEYESAESSLIPSVNVPLDEEGARKVFKLIDVLEDCDDVQNVYANFDVSDEIMAAVG is encoded by the coding sequence ATGTCCGGCCACTCAAAGTGGGCGACCACCAAGCACAAGAAGGCCGTCATCGACGCCAAGCGCGGCAAGATGTTCGCCAAGCTGATCAAGAACGTCGAGGTGGCGGCCCGGACCGGTGGCGGCGATCCGGCCGGTAACCCGACCCTCTTCGACGCCATCCAGAAGGCCAAGAAGAACTCCGTACCCAACGACAACATCGACCGCGCGGTCAAGCGCGGCTCCGGCCTGGAGGCCGGCGGCGCCGACTACCAGACGATCATGTACGAGGGGTACGGCCCCAACGGCGTCGCGCTGCTGATCGAGTGCCTGACCGACAACCGCAACCGCGCGGCCACCGAGGTGCGGACCGCCCTGACCCGCAACGGCGGCTCCTTCGCCGACGCCGGCTCCGTGTCGTACATGTTCTCCCGCAAGGGCGTGGTGATCGTGCCGAAGGCCGGCACCACCGAGGACGACGTGATGCTCGCCGTCCTCGACGCCGGGGCCGAGGAGGTCAACGACCTGGACGAGGCCTTCGAGGTGGTCTCCGAGCCGGGCGACCTGATCGCCGTGCGCACCGCCCTCCAGGACGCCGGCATCGAGTACGAGTCCGCCGAATCCTCCCTCATCCCCAGCGTGAACGTCCCGCTGGACGAGGAGGGCGCGCGCAAGGTCTTCAAGCTGATCGACGTCCTCGAGGACTGCGACGACGTGCAGAACGTCTACGCCAACTTCGACGTCTCGGACGAGATCATGGCGGCCGTCGGCTGA
- the pdxT gene encoding pyridoxal 5'-phosphate synthase glutaminase subunit PdxT produces the protein MTAPTIGVLALQGDVREHVHALAGCGAHARPVRRPEELDTVDGLVIPGGESTTISKLADIFEMREPIDKRIAAGMPVYGSCAGMIMLAREVLDGRPDQRGFEAVEMTVRRNAFGRQVDSFEAPVTLTGIEGEPFHAVFIRAPWVERVGDGVEVLGTVTEGPAAGRIVAVRQGNLLATSFHPELTGDLRLHAYFVDLVRAAG, from the coding sequence GTGACGGCACCCACCATCGGGGTGCTCGCGCTCCAGGGCGACGTCCGCGAGCACGTGCACGCCCTCGCCGGCTGCGGCGCCCACGCCCGCCCGGTCCGCCGCCCGGAGGAACTCGACACGGTCGACGGGCTGGTCATCCCCGGCGGGGAGTCCACCACGATCAGCAAGCTCGCCGACATCTTCGAGATGCGCGAACCGATCGACAAGCGGATCGCCGCCGGCATGCCGGTCTACGGCTCCTGCGCCGGCATGATCATGCTGGCCCGGGAGGTGCTCGACGGCCGCCCCGACCAGCGCGGCTTCGAGGCGGTCGAGATGACCGTCCGGCGCAACGCGTTCGGCCGGCAGGTCGACTCGTTCGAGGCGCCGGTGACCCTCACCGGCATCGAGGGCGAGCCGTTCCACGCGGTCTTCATCCGCGCCCCCTGGGTCGAGCGGGTCGGCGACGGCGTCGAGGTGCTCGGCACGGTCACCGAGGGGCCGGCCGCCGGGCGGATCGTCGCGGTCCGGCAGGGCAACCTGCTGGCCACCTCGTTCCACCCGGAGCTGACCGGCGACCTGCGGCTGCACGCGTACTTCGTCGACCTGGTCCGCGCCGCCGGCTGA
- the pdxS gene encoding pyridoxal 5'-phosphate synthase lyase subunit PdxS yields MSESTSPPATATPVVGTARVKRGMAEMLKGGVIMDVVNAEQAKIAEDAGAVAVMALERVPADIRAQGGVSRMSDPDMIDGIINAVSIPVMAKARIGHFVEAQILQSLGVDYVDESEVLTPADYANHIDKWAFTVPFVCGATNLGEALRRITEGAAMIRSKGEAGTGDVSNATTHMRKIRQEIRRLQSLPEDELFVAAKELQAPYELVKEIAETGKLPVVLFTAGGIATPADAAMMMQLGAEGVFVGSGIFKSGNPAQRAAAIVKATTFHDDPDVLAKVSRGLGEAMVGINVDEIPQPHRLAERGW; encoded by the coding sequence GTGTCCGAATCCACCTCCCCGCCCGCCACCGCCACGCCCGTCGTCGGCACCGCGCGCGTCAAGCGCGGTATGGCCGAGATGCTCAAGGGCGGCGTGATCATGGACGTGGTCAACGCCGAGCAGGCCAAGATCGCCGAGGACGCCGGCGCGGTCGCGGTGATGGCCCTGGAGCGGGTTCCGGCCGACATCCGCGCCCAGGGCGGCGTTTCCCGGATGAGCGACCCCGACATGATCGACGGCATCATCAACGCCGTCTCCATCCCGGTCATGGCCAAGGCCCGGATCGGACACTTCGTCGAGGCGCAGATCCTCCAGTCCCTCGGCGTCGACTACGTCGACGAGTCCGAGGTGCTCACCCCGGCCGACTACGCCAACCACATCGACAAGTGGGCGTTCACCGTCCCCTTCGTCTGCGGCGCGACCAACCTCGGCGAGGCGCTGCGCCGGATCACCGAGGGCGCGGCCATGATCCGCTCCAAGGGCGAGGCCGGCACCGGTGACGTCTCGAACGCCACCACCCACATGCGCAAGATCCGCCAGGAGATCCGCCGGCTCCAGTCGCTGCCGGAAGACGAGCTGTTCGTCGCGGCCAAGGAGCTCCAGGCCCCGTACGAGCTGGTCAAGGAGATCGCCGAGACCGGCAAGCTGCCCGTGGTGCTCTTCACCGCCGGTGGCATCGCCACCCCGGCCGACGCCGCGATGATGATGCAGCTCGGCGCCGAGGGCGTCTTCGTCGGCTCCGGCATCTTCAAGTCGGGCAACCCGGCGCAGCGGGCCGCCGCGATCGTCAAGGCCACCACCTTCCACGACGACCCGGACGTGCTGGCCAAGGTCTCCCGGGGCCTGGGCGAGGCGATGGTCGGCATCAACGTCGACGAGATCCCGCAGCCGCACCGCCTGGCCGAGCGGGGTTGGTGA
- a CDS encoding glycosyltransferase family 4 protein has product MRIGIVCPYSFDVPGGVQNHVVDLAEALIGLGHEVSVLAPADEDSPLPPYVVPAGRAVPLPYNGSVARIAFGPVSTARVRRWITRGDFDVLHVHEPLTLSLSLLAVLSARGPVVATFHTAMTRSRALAAAQGVLQIVLERITARIAVSALARKVQVEHMGGGAVEIPNGVTVARFTGAEPLPGWPGECGAGTGGTVGFLGRFTESRKGFPVLRDAFVELAPHRPGLRLLVAGPGEADDLYARFPADLRDRVTFLGLVSEADKPRMLRSVHLYVAPNTGGESFGMILTEALAAGTTVVASDLDAFRRVLDGGRAGHLFPTGDAGALRDALAGLLDDPARRAELTACGDQVVTGFDWPVVARRVLEVYAAAIEATDGRVIDQEWVGLG; this is encoded by the coding sequence GTGCGTATCGGCATCGTCTGCCCGTACTCCTTCGACGTGCCCGGGGGCGTGCAGAACCACGTCGTCGACCTCGCGGAGGCGCTGATCGGCCTCGGGCACGAGGTGAGCGTGCTCGCGCCCGCCGACGAGGACTCGCCGCTGCCGCCGTACGTCGTGCCGGCCGGCCGGGCGGTCCCCCTGCCGTACAACGGCTCGGTGGCGCGGATCGCCTTCGGGCCGGTCTCCACCGCCCGGGTCCGCCGCTGGATCACCCGGGGCGACTTCGACGTCCTGCACGTGCACGAGCCGCTGACGCTGAGCCTGTCGCTGCTGGCCGTGCTCTCCGCCCGGGGACCGGTGGTGGCGACCTTCCACACCGCGATGACCCGGTCGCGGGCGCTCGCCGCCGCGCAGGGCGTGCTCCAGATCGTGCTGGAACGGATCACCGCCCGGATCGCGGTCAGCGCGCTCGCCCGGAAGGTGCAGGTCGAGCACATGGGCGGTGGCGCGGTGGAGATCCCCAACGGGGTGACCGTGGCCCGGTTCACCGGCGCGGAGCCGCTGCCCGGCTGGCCGGGGGAGTGTGGGGCGGGCACCGGCGGCACGGTCGGCTTCCTCGGCCGGTTCACCGAGTCGCGCAAGGGCTTCCCGGTGCTGCGGGACGCCTTCGTCGAGCTGGCCCCGCACCGTCCCGGCCTGCGGCTGCTGGTCGCCGGTCCGGGCGAGGCCGACGACCTCTACGCCCGCTTCCCGGCCGACCTGCGGGACCGGGTCACCTTCCTCGGCCTGGTCTCCGAGGCGGACAAACCGCGCATGCTACGCAGCGTGCACCTCTACGTCGCCCCGAACACCGGCGGCGAGTCGTTCGGCATGATCCTCACCGAGGCGCTCGCCGCCGGGACCACGGTGGTCGCCAGCGACCTGGACGCGTTCCGCCGGGTACTCGACGGGGGACGGGCCGGACACCTCTTCCCCACCGGGGACGCGGGCGCGCTGCGGGACGCGTTGGCCGGCCTGCTCGACGACCCGGCGCGGCGGGCGGAGCTGACCGCCTGCGGCGACCAGGTGGTGACCGGCTTCGACTGGCCGGTGGTCGCCCGCCGGGTCCTGGAGGTCTACGCGGCGGCGATCGAGGCCACCGACGGGCGGGTGATCGACCAGGAGTGGGTGGGGCTGGGCTGA
- a CDS encoding phosphatidylinositol mannoside acyltransferase translates to MNLAELGYVAGWRLVRALPGPVAAAIFRAGADRAHRAGGAGTARLAANLRRVVGPDLPDAELDELVRQGLRSYARYWLEAFRLPSLSHEQLLAGFRLTHGHDLLAADVAAGRGAVVALPHAGNWDAAGAWVAAQGWPITTVAERLRPEAVYERFLAFRRGLGMEILPTHGGERPPFEILVERLGAGHVVPLLADRDLSARGVEVTFFGGRTRMPAGPALLALRTGAPLYVATMWYEPDAPCASIEGPLELTDPDSGPLDQRARLLTQRIADGLAAGIARHPEDWHMLQRMWLDQDGPGNPSPRPRRQSRPPAASGPV, encoded by the coding sequence GTGAACCTCGCCGAACTGGGCTACGTCGCCGGCTGGCGGCTGGTCCGCGCGCTGCCCGGCCCGGTCGCCGCCGCCATCTTCCGCGCCGGCGCGGACCGCGCCCACCGGGCCGGCGGCGCGGGTACGGCCCGACTCGCCGCGAACCTGCGCCGGGTGGTCGGTCCCGACCTGCCCGACGCGGAGCTGGACGAGCTGGTCCGCCAGGGGCTGCGCTCGTACGCCCGGTACTGGCTGGAGGCGTTCCGGCTGCCCTCGCTCAGCCACGAGCAGCTCCTCGCCGGGTTCCGGCTGACCCACGGCCACGACCTGCTCGCCGCCGACGTGGCGGCCGGTCGGGGCGCGGTGGTGGCGCTGCCGCACGCCGGCAACTGGGACGCCGCCGGGGCGTGGGTCGCCGCCCAGGGCTGGCCGATCACCACGGTCGCCGAGCGGCTCCGCCCCGAGGCGGTCTACGAGCGTTTCCTCGCCTTCCGGCGGGGCCTCGGCATGGAGATCCTGCCCACCCACGGCGGCGAGCGTCCCCCCTTCGAGATCCTGGTCGAGCGGCTGGGCGCCGGGCACGTCGTGCCGCTGCTGGCCGACCGGGACCTCTCCGCCCGGGGCGTGGAGGTCACCTTCTTCGGCGGGCGGACCCGGATGCCGGCCGGCCCGGCCCTGCTCGCCCTGCGCACCGGCGCGCCCCTCTACGTCGCCACGATGTGGTACGAACCGGATGCGCCGTGCGCCTCCATCGAGGGACCGCTGGAACTGACCGACCCGGACAGCGGCCCACTCGACCAGCGGGCCCGGCTGCTGACCCAGCGGATTGCCGACGGTCTGGCGGCGGGCATCGCCCGCCATCCGGAAGACTGGCACATGTTGCAGCGGATGTGGCTGGACCAGGACGGCCCGGGGAACCCGTCGCCCCGGCCCCGGCGGCAGAGCCGGCCACCGGCGGCCTCCGGGCCGGTCTGA
- the pgsA gene encoding phosphatidylinositol phosphate synthase, translated as MAKIFQVSARAGMTRVVEPVARALLRAGVTPNMVTVAGTVGVLVGALGFGARGHLVAGALIVTVFALTDLLDGTMARMSGGSTTFGAFLDSSMDRVADSAVFGAVAYYLATQGDRGGVAAALVCLAAGGLVSYVKARAEGLGMTCNVGIAERTERLLIVGVGGLLTGFGIDRALVVALWLLAAVSIFTVGQRMIHVYRQAQRARAGVSG; from the coding sequence ATGGCGAAGATCTTCCAAGTGTCGGCCCGAGCGGGGATGACCCGTGTCGTGGAGCCGGTCGCACGTGCCCTGCTCCGCGCGGGCGTCACCCCCAACATGGTCACCGTCGCCGGCACCGTCGGGGTGCTCGTCGGCGCCCTCGGCTTCGGTGCGCGCGGGCACCTGGTCGCCGGTGCCCTCATCGTCACCGTCTTCGCGCTGACCGACCTGCTCGACGGCACGATGGCCCGGATGAGCGGCGGCTCCACCACGTTCGGCGCGTTCCTCGACTCCAGCATGGACCGGGTGGCCGACAGCGCGGTCTTCGGCGCGGTCGCCTACTACCTCGCCACCCAGGGCGACCGGGGCGGCGTGGCCGCGGCGCTGGTCTGCCTGGCCGCCGGGGGCCTGGTCTCCTACGTCAAGGCCCGGGCCGAGGGGCTCGGCATGACCTGCAACGTGGGCATCGCCGAGCGGACCGAGCGGCTGCTCATCGTCGGGGTCGGCGGGCTGCTCACCGGGTTCGGGATCGACCGGGCCCTGGTGGTGGCGCTCTGGCTGCTCGCCGCCGTGTCGATCTTCACCGTCGGCCAGCGGATGATCCACGTGTACCGGCAGGCCCAGCGGGCCCGGGCGGGCGTGTCGGGGTGA
- a CDS encoding elongation factor G-like protein EF-G2 gives MAQRSHDRGSTGGAPVADEPRRVRNVVLVGHSGAGKTTLVEGLLAASGTITRPGTVGDGTTVCDHDPAAVRQQRSVSLACAPLWHNDVKVNLLDTPGYADFVGELRAGLRAADAALFVVSAVDGMDAATAALWEECAAVDMPRAVAVSRLDHPRADFDEAVALCQRVFGDNVLPLYLPMLGDDGISVVGLMGLITRRVFDYTAGLPAAIRQPDPEHLPAIVEARDELIEGVIAESEDETLMDRYLDGEEIGTDILVEDLEKAVARGHFHPVVPVCAQTGVGLDVLLEVLTAAFPSPPEHTLPAVTGVDGSPRPPLTCDPDGPLVAEVVRTTVDRHVGRISLVRVFSGTLRPEQTIHVSGHGLAERGHPDHDADERVGHVYSPLGATLREVPYCVAGDLCAITKSGSAETGDTVSAKDDPLLVAPWEMPEPLLPVAVVARSRADEDALARNLARLVAGDPTLRLERNPETHQLVLWCMGEAHADVVLDRLRAGGVDLETEPVRVPLRETFGAATTGHGRHVKQSGGHGQYAVCDIEVEPLPRGSGFEFVDRVVGGAVPHTYVPSVEKGVRAQMERGLVAGNPVVDLRVTLVDGKAHSVDSSDAAFQTAGALALRDAAGRGGVVLLEPVDEVVVRIPDRYVGAVLGDLSGRRGRVLGTEPDDSRVERSLVRAEVPATELLRYAVELRATTSGTGAFRRSFARYEQLPAHLADEVRAAHAP, from the coding sequence ATGGCGCAGAGGAGTCACGACAGGGGTTCCACCGGCGGGGCGCCGGTGGCGGACGAGCCGCGTCGCGTCCGCAACGTGGTGCTGGTGGGCCACTCCGGGGCCGGCAAGACGACCCTGGTCGAGGGGCTCCTCGCGGCCAGCGGCACGATCACCCGGCCCGGCACGGTCGGCGACGGCACCACGGTCTGCGACCACGACCCCGCCGCGGTGCGCCAGCAGCGCTCGGTGAGCCTGGCCTGCGCGCCGCTGTGGCACAACGACGTCAAGGTCAACCTCCTGGACACCCCCGGTTACGCCGACTTCGTCGGTGAGCTGCGCGCCGGGTTGCGCGCCGCCGACGCGGCCCTGTTCGTGGTCTCCGCCGTCGACGGCATGGACGCGGCCACCGCCGCGCTCTGGGAGGAGTGCGCCGCCGTCGACATGCCCCGGGCGGTGGCCGTCTCCCGGCTGGACCACCCGCGCGCCGACTTCGACGAGGCGGTGGCGCTGTGCCAGCGGGTCTTCGGCGACAACGTGCTCCCGCTCTACCTGCCGATGCTGGGCGACGACGGGATCTCGGTGGTCGGCCTGATGGGGTTGATCACCCGTCGGGTCTTCGACTACACCGCCGGGCTGCCGGCCGCCATCCGGCAGCCCGACCCGGAGCACCTGCCGGCCATCGTCGAGGCCCGGGACGAGCTGATCGAGGGGGTCATCGCCGAGAGCGAGGACGAGACCCTGATGGACCGCTACCTCGACGGCGAGGAGATCGGCACCGACATCCTCGTCGAGGACCTGGAGAAGGCGGTCGCCCGGGGCCACTTCCATCCGGTGGTGCCGGTCTGCGCGCAGACCGGGGTGGGGCTCGACGTCCTGCTGGAGGTGCTGACGGCGGCGTTCCCGTCGCCCCCGGAGCACACCCTGCCGGCGGTGACCGGGGTGGACGGCTCACCGCGTCCGCCGCTGACCTGCGACCCGGACGGGCCGCTGGTCGCCGAGGTGGTCCGGACCACCGTCGACCGGCACGTCGGACGGATCAGCCTGGTCCGGGTCTTCTCCGGCACCCTGCGGCCGGAGCAGACCATCCACGTGTCCGGCCACGGCCTGGCCGAGCGGGGGCACCCGGACCACGACGCGGACGAGCGGGTCGGGCACGTCTACAGCCCGCTCGGCGCGACGCTGCGCGAGGTGCCGTACTGCGTGGCCGGTGACCTCTGCGCGATCACCAAGTCGGGCAGCGCGGAGACCGGCGACACCGTCTCCGCCAAGGACGACCCGCTGCTGGTCGCCCCGTGGGAGATGCCCGAGCCGCTGCTGCCGGTGGCGGTGGTGGCGCGCAGCCGGGCCGACGAGGACGCGCTGGCCCGCAACCTGGCCCGGCTGGTGGCCGGGGACCCGACCCTGCGGCTGGAGCGCAACCCGGAGACCCACCAGCTGGTGCTCTGGTGCATGGGTGAGGCGCACGCCGACGTGGTGCTGGACCGGCTGCGTGCCGGCGGCGTCGACCTGGAGACCGAGCCGGTGCGGGTGCCGCTGCGGGAGACGTTCGGCGCCGCCACCACCGGCCACGGCCGGCACGTCAAGCAGTCCGGCGGGCACGGTCAGTACGCCGTCTGCGACATCGAGGTGGAGCCGCTGCCCCGGGGCAGCGGGTTCGAGTTCGTCGACCGGGTGGTCGGTGGCGCGGTGCCGCACACCTACGTCCCCTCGGTGGAGAAGGGCGTCCGGGCCCAGATGGAACGGGGTCTGGTCGCCGGGAACCCGGTGGTCGACCTGCGGGTGACGTTGGTGGACGGCAAGGCCCACAGCGTCGACTCCTCCGACGCGGCGTTCCAGACCGCCGGTGCGCTCGCCCTGCGCGACGCCGCCGGCCGGGGTGGGGTGGTGCTGCTGGAGCCGGTGGACGAGGTCGTGGTCCGCATCCCGGACCGGTACGTCGGCGCGGTGCTGGGTGACCTGTCCGGCCGGCGGGGCCGGGTGCTCGGCACCGAGCCGGACGACTCCCGTGTGGAGCGCAGCCTGGTCCGTGCCGAGGTGCCCGCCACCGAGCTGTTGCGGTACGCGGTGGAGCTGCGCGCGACGACCTCCGGCACCGGCGCCTTCCGGCGGTCCTTCGCCCGCTACGAGCAGCTCCCCGCCCACCTGGCCGACGAGGTCCGCGCCGCGCACGCCCCCTGA
- a CDS encoding aldo/keto reductase, protein MAVTTRRLGRSGIEVSALGMGCWAIGGPWADGSRPLGWGPVDDAESVRAVRRALDLGVTLFDTADTYGAGHGERVLGRALAGRRDEALVATKWGWTFDEATRRVTGRDASPAYLRRAVVDSLRRLGTDRIDLYQLHLADLPVPRAEALVGTLEDLVAEGLVRAYGWSTDHPDRAAAYARTGMHHTAVQHNLSVLRDAPAMLAVCDKYDLAGICRGPLGMGLLTGKYTTGSTLPPDDVRGVTSGWLDWFRGGRPAPEWLRRVATVRAALTADGRTLAQGALGWIWARSDRTVPIPGCRTVAQVEENAGALHRGPLPPDQFAEVERQLAALRTAALRDDDRPYWPAPTLPGARP, encoded by the coding sequence GTGGCAGTGACGACGCGGCGACTGGGCCGCAGTGGCATCGAGGTCAGCGCTCTCGGCATGGGGTGCTGGGCGATCGGCGGTCCCTGGGCCGACGGGAGCCGGCCACTGGGGTGGGGGCCGGTCGACGACGCCGAGTCCGTCCGGGCGGTCCGCCGCGCCCTCGACCTCGGTGTCACGCTCTTCGACACCGCCGACACGTACGGCGCGGGGCACGGCGAGCGGGTCCTCGGCCGGGCGCTGGCCGGGCGGCGGGACGAGGCGCTCGTCGCCACCAAGTGGGGCTGGACCTTCGACGAGGCCACCCGGCGGGTCACCGGGCGGGACGCGTCCCCGGCGTACCTGCGCCGGGCGGTGGTCGACTCGCTGCGCCGGCTCGGCACCGACCGGATCGACCTCTACCAGCTGCACCTCGCCGACCTGCCGGTCCCACGCGCCGAGGCGCTGGTCGGCACCCTGGAGGACCTGGTCGCCGAGGGCCTCGTCCGGGCGTACGGGTGGAGCACCGACCATCCCGACCGGGCCGCCGCCTACGCCCGGACCGGCATGCACCACACCGCCGTCCAGCACAACCTGTCGGTGCTGCGCGACGCCCCGGCCATGCTCGCCGTCTGCGACAAGTACGACCTGGCCGGGATCTGCCGGGGCCCGCTCGGCATGGGCCTGCTGACCGGCAAGTACACCACCGGCTCCACGCTGCCGCCCGACGACGTCCGGGGCGTCACCTCCGGCTGGCTGGACTGGTTCCGGGGCGGCCGTCCCGCCCCGGAGTGGCTGCGCCGGGTGGCCACGGTCCGGGCCGCCCTCACCGCCGACGGCCGGACCCTCGCCCAGGGCGCGCTGGGCTGGATCTGGGCCCGCAGCGACCGGACCGTCCCCATCCCCGGGTGCCGGACCGTGGCCCAGGTGGAGGAGAACGCCGGCGCGCTGCATCGGGGGCCGCTGCCACCGGACCAGTTCGCCGAGGTGGAACGACAGCTCGCCGCCCTGCGCACCGCCGCCCTCCGGGACGACGACCGCCCCTACTGGCCGGCCCCCACGCTCCCCGGGGCACGCCCCTGA
- a CDS encoding HIT family protein gives MADGLERLWTPHRMTYITGEDRPDGGYEKPAGCPFCRAPGLAPAESLVVARGEHVFAVLNLYPYNPGHLLVCPYRHVADYTDLGLTETAELAAFTQTAMRVVRQVSNAHGFNLGMNQGGVAGAGIAAHLHQHVVPRWGGDANFMPVIGQTKVLPQLLTDTRDLLAKAWPAA, from the coding sequence ATGGCCGACGGCCTGGAGCGGCTCTGGACTCCGCACCGGATGACCTACATCACCGGCGAGGACCGGCCCGACGGCGGGTACGAGAAGCCCGCCGGTTGCCCCTTCTGCCGGGCTCCCGGGCTGGCTCCGGCGGAGAGCCTGGTGGTGGCCCGGGGCGAGCACGTCTTCGCGGTGCTGAACCTCTACCCGTACAACCCCGGCCACCTGCTGGTCTGCCCGTACCGGCACGTCGCCGACTACACCGACCTCGGCCTGACCGAGACCGCCGAACTGGCCGCCTTCACCCAGACCGCGATGCGGGTGGTACGCCAGGTCAGCAACGCCCACGGCTTCAACCTCGGCATGAACCAGGGCGGGGTGGCCGGAGCCGGTATCGCGGCGCACCTACACCAGCACGTGGTGCCCCGCTGGGGCGGGGACGCCAACTTCATGCCGGTGATCGGGCAGACGAAGGTCCTGCCGCAGTTGCTCACCGACACCCGTGACCTGCTCGCCAAGGCCTGGCCGGCGGCCTGA